The following proteins come from a genomic window of Shewanella halifaxensis HAW-EB4:
- a CDS encoding NarK family nitrate/nitrite MFS transporter encodes MQNNGRMNLLNLADPKIKMLHITWFAFFLSFVVWFSHAPLMVFIKEAFDLTSDQVKALLILNVALTIPARIIIGILVDKFGPRIIYSSLLILSSGICLTFATATSFEQLAFFRFLLGFVGAGFVIGIRLVGEWFPAKQVGIAEGIYGGWGNFGSAAAAMTLPTIAYAFGGDDGWRYALGLTGVAAGLYGIFFYIMARNTPKGSTYFKPKKSGGLEVTSWKDFFFYLGMNVPMYIALAVLAWKLSPAGVNLYATETMYMMWVGLTALFFIQLNSIWRVNKENLTHGVPDIDKYEFKQVAILNVAYFVTFGSELAVVSMLPLFFLDTFEGLDPVKAGLLASGFAFMNLVARPTGGWLSDKFGRRQSLMIFIGGLTLGYAMLSQIDGTWFIPFAVMATMVCSFFVQAGEGAVFAIVPLVKRRMTGQIAGMTGAYGNVGAVIYLTVLSFVDYSTFFMVIAASSAVMFLAVLFLSEPKGHMAEVNEDGTVELIDVD; translated from the coding sequence ATGCAAAATAACGGAAGAATGAATCTGCTAAATTTGGCGGATCCTAAAATAAAAATGCTCCACATTACCTGGTTTGCGTTTTTCCTATCCTTTGTGGTGTGGTTCAGTCACGCCCCCTTGATGGTCTTTATCAAAGAGGCTTTTGACCTAACAAGTGATCAAGTCAAGGCTTTGCTCATCCTGAACGTGGCATTGACGATTCCGGCGCGGATCATTATCGGTATCCTCGTCGACAAGTTTGGTCCGCGGATCATTTATAGCAGCCTGTTAATCCTTTCCTCGGGGATCTGTCTCACCTTCGCCACGGCGACCAGCTTTGAACAGTTGGCCTTTTTCCGATTTTTACTCGGTTTTGTCGGCGCGGGCTTCGTGATCGGCATCCGTTTAGTGGGTGAATGGTTTCCAGCAAAACAGGTAGGTATTGCTGAAGGTATCTATGGCGGTTGGGGTAACTTTGGTTCGGCAGCTGCTGCGATGACATTACCTACCATAGCCTATGCTTTTGGTGGTGACGACGGATGGCGTTATGCCCTAGGGCTAACGGGTGTCGCAGCAGGACTCTACGGTATCTTTTTCTACATAATGGCCCGCAATACCCCTAAAGGCTCGACCTACTTTAAACCCAAAAAATCTGGTGGACTTGAAGTCACCAGTTGGAAAGACTTCTTTTTCTACCTAGGCATGAATGTGCCAATGTATATCGCACTGGCCGTTTTAGCGTGGAAGCTATCTCCTGCTGGCGTCAACCTCTATGCAACAGAAACCATGTACATGATGTGGGTGGGTCTTACTGCTTTATTCTTTATACAGCTCAATTCAATCTGGCGCGTCAATAAGGAAAACCTCACCCACGGTGTCCCTGATATTGATAAGTATGAGTTTAAACAAGTTGCAATCCTGAACGTCGCCTACTTTGTCACCTTTGGTTCCGAACTTGCCGTAGTATCCATGCTACCACTGTTCTTCCTAGATACATTCGAAGGTCTGGATCCTGTTAAAGCGGGTCTGTTAGCCTCTGGATTCGCCTTTATGAACCTAGTTGCTCGCCCCACTGGAGGCTGGCTCAGTGATAAATTTGGTCGCCGCCAATCTTTGATGATTTTCATTGGGGGTCTAACATTAGGCTATGCCATGCTGAGTCAGATAGACGGAACCTGGTTTATCCCCTTCGCAGTGATGGCAACTATGGTCTGCTCTTTCTTCGTTCAAGCAGGTGAAGGAGCAGTATTTGCCATCGTGCCACTGGTTAAACGTCGAATGACAGGTCAAATCGCCGGAATGACGGGAGCATACGGCAATGTCGGTGCGGTGATCTATTTAACCGTGTTGTCATTTGTTGATTACAGTACCTTCTTTATGGTCATCGCCGCTTCGTCAGCCGTGATGTTCTTAGCTGTACTCTTCCTTAGTGAGCCAAAAGGTCATATGGCGGAAGTTAATGAAGACGGTACTGTTGAGCTAATTGATGTCGATTAG
- the rarD gene encoding EamA family transporter RarD, which produces MLFSGNSIAVCAFLAWGLLPLYFQFIPSANVLELLSIRILFSIPCIYLLLKAKSLPMAKIWAAMRNRRVLLICFLAGIFNLTSLYSFTWAVTNGQVLAASLGYFMNPIFSIALGVLFLKDKLSTLQSVAVALSIAGIGLQVLYYGELPWLSIIMGGTFALYGLMKKFVDLDALSIMMIELILMLPFALCLIMSDLWHQTSVLYSDDNSKILLYLLSAPVTLIPLVLFSLAVEKISLIMIGFIQYIEPSIQFLLAVMIFGEVLLPVKVASFSLIWLGLLLCIADIVFKKRMSPTTSRL; this is translated from the coding sequence ATGTTGTTTTCTGGTAATTCAATCGCGGTTTGTGCCTTTTTGGCTTGGGGCTTACTGCCGCTCTATTTTCAATTTATCCCCAGTGCCAATGTGCTCGAGTTATTATCGATTCGGATATTATTCTCCATTCCCTGTATTTACCTGTTACTTAAAGCTAAATCTCTTCCGATGGCAAAAATATGGGCAGCAATGCGCAACAGAAGAGTCTTGTTAATCTGCTTTTTAGCCGGGATATTTAACCTCACCTCGTTATATAGCTTCACTTGGGCAGTGACCAACGGGCAAGTGCTAGCAGCCAGTTTAGGCTACTTTATGAACCCGATTTTTTCGATTGCCTTGGGCGTACTATTCCTCAAGGACAAACTGTCGACTCTTCAGTCTGTTGCCGTAGCACTTTCTATTGCTGGTATTGGTCTACAAGTGCTCTATTATGGCGAGTTGCCTTGGCTTTCAATCATCATGGGTGGCACTTTTGCCCTGTACGGTTTGATGAAGAAATTCGTCGATTTAGACGCGCTAAGCATCATGATGATTGAGCTGATTTTGATGCTACCCTTTGCCCTGTGCTTGATCATGAGCGATCTATGGCATCAAACTTCCGTTTTATATTCAGATGACAACAGTAAGATTTTGCTGTACCTACTCTCAGCGCCAGTCACCCTAATCCCATTGGTTCTGTTCTCTCTTGCAGTGGAGAAGATCAGTCTGATCATGATTGGCTTTATTCAGTATATAGAGCCCAGCATTCAGTTCTTGCTGGCCGTGATGATATTTGGCGAGGTGTTATTACCGGTGAAGGTGGCAAGCTTTAGCTTGATCTGGTTAGGCTTACTGCTCTGTATTGCCGATATTGTATTTAAGAAACGAATGTCTCCTACAACATCGCGGTTATAA
- a CDS encoding amidohydrolase yields the protein MQREVASCYILVVNGTKGEKGSVALHLPHYDFNDELLMVSVKFWVELVRDQLPSE from the coding sequence ATGCAACGTGAAGTGGCTAGCTGCTATATATTGGTCGTCAATGGCACCAAAGGAGAGAAAGGGAGCGTCGCGCTACACCTACCACATTATGATTTTAACGACGAGCTACTGATGGTTAGCGTCAAATTTTGGGTTGAACTAGTTCGAGATCAATTACCGAGTGAGTGA
- a CDS encoding NADH:flavin oxidoreductase yields MFSPARIGKMTLKNRFVRSATWENMATEDGHMTDKLYSVYEELAKGEVGLIVTGYANIVAEEKPNAGMMGMYNDSFIAEYQKLTELVHKYDSKIVMQLAYGGTKTTYNVGERVIFAPSAVAERGTQTLGKPMTKTEIDYIASAFALASRRAQESGFDGVEIHAAHTYLINQFLSPYYNQREDEYGGSLENRMRFLLDIYTEIRKRVGESYPILVKLTASEFFDGGLTFDETRLICKKLESVGVDAIIISGNIHGNACTVVGESFDGHAIQQEGYFREYGAVISQEVNLPIITVGGLADFCAIEEIAATTNIQFFALSRPLLAEPQLIKRWSDGRRAEVDCERCSKCRTKRGNFCVVYKKRNAA; encoded by the coding sequence TTGTTTTCACCCGCCCGGATTGGCAAGATGACACTGAAAAACCGCTTTGTGAGAAGCGCGACTTGGGAAAATATGGCGACGGAAGATGGCCATATGACCGACAAGTTATATTCGGTGTATGAAGAGCTGGCTAAAGGCGAGGTGGGATTGATTGTCACGGGCTATGCCAATATTGTCGCCGAAGAGAAGCCCAATGCTGGCATGATGGGTATGTATAACGACTCGTTTATCGCTGAATACCAGAAGCTGACCGAGTTAGTGCATAAGTATGATTCGAAAATCGTTATGCAGCTGGCGTATGGCGGCACTAAGACCACCTACAATGTGGGTGAGCGAGTGATCTTCGCCCCGAGTGCAGTGGCAGAGCGCGGCACCCAAACACTGGGTAAGCCAATGACCAAAACTGAGATAGACTATATCGCCTCAGCATTTGCACTGGCGAGCCGCAGAGCCCAAGAGTCCGGCTTTGATGGCGTTGAGATCCATGCGGCGCACACTTACCTGATTAACCAGTTCTTGAGTCCCTACTATAATCAGCGTGAAGATGAATACGGCGGCAGCCTTGAGAACCGTATGCGTTTCTTGCTGGATATTTACACCGAGATCAGAAAGCGAGTTGGCGAGAGTTATCCTATTTTAGTCAAGTTAACCGCATCGGAGTTTTTCGACGGTGGCTTAACTTTTGATGAAACTCGTCTTATCTGTAAGAAGCTAGAGTCGGTAGGTGTTGATGCCATTATAATTTCTGGCAACATTCATGGTAACGCCTGTACGGTAGTCGGTGAGTCGTTTGACGGTCACGCTATTCAACAGGAAGGCTACTTCCGTGAATATGGCGCCGTTATAAGCCAAGAGGTAAATCTACCAATTATTACCGTTGGCGGACTTGCCGATTTCTGTGCCATCGAAGAGATCGCGGCGACCACCAATATTCAGTTCTTTGCGCTTTCAAGACCTTTGCTTGCCGAGCCACAGCTCATAAAGCGTTGGTCAGATGGCCGTAGAGCGGAAGTAGATTGTGAGCGCTGCTCAAAATGCCGCACTAAACGTGGTAATTTCTGTGTGGTGTATAAAAAGCGTAACGCCGCTTAA
- a CDS encoding BCCT family transporter — protein sequence MKKHFELIDKPTFFGALLLLCAVVIPLLLFPAEGAEWIAVAKTFMTDKLGFAYLGLGLAAFFFMIYIVFSDIGQIKLGDPDEKPEFALASWAAMLFCGGIGASILYWGTIEWAYYYQNPPFQLEAGSEEAVRWAATYGLFHWGPIAWCIYMIPAIPIAYFFYVRKQPVLKVSAALMPVIGEANSFGKLGKVIDILFIFGLLGGAATTLGLAAPLINEGISYLFGIPATTGSQILVLMVCTAIFAYSSYMGMDKGIKILSNINFWGALGLLLFVLVCGPTIFMLETGLDSIGRMLSNFFVMATWAEPFGGMGTFEDTHFPQDWTIFYWAWWLVFAPSMGLFVARISRGRTIKQMVSGAVFFGSLGCSMYFIILGNYGLSLQLSGQLDVVSILNAEGATRAIFAILETLPFSTLIIALFTLLCVIFTATTFDSISYILASVVQTNVTEDPMRWNRLFWAFTLSFMPSALMFMGGLATLQTAAIVGGLPLLIIAVMLMISGVKAAMLDLSHQDNYVDPVINISDLPDVDPWSKEGQALARFEALRDKAINAADLEREANDAIWMLKKQLRREALARGESSVELGDAPDEIIEQLRQLTDDSMKAKEAKLAASELAQEARVAFDALMRDKEQEEALLAQEEVKLAIQARLNTPN from the coding sequence ATGAAAAAACACTTCGAGCTTATCGATAAGCCGACATTTTTCGGCGCACTATTACTGCTTTGTGCAGTTGTTATTCCCTTACTGTTGTTTCCAGCTGAAGGGGCTGAATGGATTGCAGTTGCTAAAACATTTATGACAGACAAACTAGGCTTTGCTTATTTGGGTCTGGGTTTAGCGGCATTTTTCTTCATGATCTATATCGTTTTCTCTGATATCGGTCAGATCAAACTGGGTGATCCTGATGAAAAGCCTGAATTTGCACTGGCGTCTTGGGCGGCAATGTTATTTTGTGGCGGTATCGGTGCCAGTATTTTGTACTGGGGCACCATTGAGTGGGCCTATTATTACCAAAATCCGCCTTTTCAGTTAGAAGCGGGTAGTGAAGAAGCGGTACGTTGGGCTGCCACTTATGGTCTGTTCCACTGGGGACCCATTGCTTGGTGTATCTATATGATCCCAGCTATTCCAATCGCTTACTTCTTCTATGTACGTAAACAGCCTGTATTAAAAGTCTCTGCTGCTTTAATGCCTGTTATTGGTGAAGCCAATAGCTTTGGTAAGCTAGGTAAAGTGATCGACATTCTGTTTATCTTCGGCCTATTGGGCGGAGCGGCAACCACCTTAGGTTTAGCGGCACCACTGATTAACGAAGGCATTAGTTACCTGTTTGGTATCCCTGCGACGACTGGCAGCCAAATTTTAGTGCTGATGGTATGTACTGCTATCTTTGCTTACTCTTCTTACATGGGGATGGACAAAGGCATTAAGATTTTAAGTAATATTAACTTCTGGGGTGCCCTAGGCTTACTACTGTTTGTACTGGTTTGTGGCCCAACAATCTTCATGTTGGAAACAGGCTTAGATTCAATCGGTCGTATGTTGTCTAACTTCTTTGTTATGGCGACTTGGGCAGAGCCTTTTGGTGGTATGGGTACCTTTGAAGACACGCATTTCCCACAAGACTGGACCATTTTCTACTGGGCGTGGTGGTTAGTCTTTGCACCTAGCATGGGTCTATTTGTTGCGCGTATTTCACGTGGTAGAACGATTAAGCAGATGGTGTCTGGTGCCGTATTCTTCGGTTCACTAGGTTGCTCTATGTACTTCATCATTCTTGGTAACTACGGTTTATCACTGCAGTTATCTGGTCAATTAGATGTGGTGAGCATTCTTAATGCAGAGGGCGCGACTCGCGCAATCTTCGCAATTTTAGAAACGCTGCCATTTAGTACATTGATCATCGCACTATTTACTCTGTTATGTGTGATTTTCACTGCGACAACGTTTGACTCTATCTCATATATTTTGGCGTCAGTTGTGCAAACTAACGTAACTGAAGATCCAATGCGTTGGAACCGTTTGTTCTGGGCTTTCACCCTATCATTTATGCCTTCGGCACTGATGTTTATGGGCGGTTTAGCCACATTGCAAACAGCGGCCATTGTCGGTGGTTTACCGCTATTGATTATTGCGGTGATGCTGATGATCTCAGGCGTTAAGGCGGCGATGTTAGATTTAAGCCATCAAGATAACTATGTGGATCCTGTGATCAATATTTCAGATCTACCCGATGTTGATCCTTGGAGTAAAGAAGGTCAGGCACTGGCACGTTTTGAAGCTTTACGTGATAAAGCGATTAATGCAGCGGATTTAGAGCGTGAAGCCAATGATGCAATCTGGATGCTGAAAAAGCAATTGCGTAGAGAAGCGTTAGCCCGTGGAGAGTCGAGTGTAGAGTTAGGTGATGCACCCGATGAGATCATCGAGCAGCTACGCCAGTTAACAGATGATTCGATGAAGGCGAAAGAAGCCAAACTTGCAGCATCTGAACTTGCACAAGAAGCGCGTGTAGCCTTCGATGCGCTAATGCGTGATAAAGAACAAGAGGAAGCCTTGTTAGCCCAAGAAGAAGTTAAGCTAGCAATTCAAGCAAGACTGAATACGCCGAACTAA
- the gorA gene encoding glutathione-disulfide reductase: MAQHFDYICLGAGSGGIASANRAAMRGAKVLLIEAKELGGTCVNVGCVPKKVMWYGAQVAEAMHLYAKDYGFDVTVNKFDWSTLVASREAYIDRIHGSYDRGLESNGVTLVRGYGRFVDSSTIEVNGEHYSADNILIATGGAATIPNIPGAEHGIDSDGFFALAEQPKRVAVIGAGYIAVEVAGVLQALGSDTHLFVRKHAPLRNFDPMLSEALMESMATDGPTLHTHSVPESVTKNSDGSLTLKIENGESYDIDCLIWAIGRQPSTANIGLENTKVKLDEKGYVITDEQQNTTDTGIYCVGDIMAGGVELTPVAVKAGRLLSERLFNGMTDAKMDYSCIPTVVFSHPAIGTMGLTEPEAKAEYGEDNVTVYTSGFTSMYTAVTAHRQACKMKLICAGDNQKVVGIHGIGYGMDEILQGFGVAMKMGATKADFDAVVAIHPTGSEEFVTMR; the protein is encoded by the coding sequence ATGGCTCAACATTTTGATTATATCTGCCTTGGTGCAGGTAGTGGCGGTATTGCATCGGCTAACAGAGCCGCCATGCGCGGCGCAAAAGTGCTACTTATCGAAGCAAAAGAGCTAGGTGGCACCTGTGTAAATGTAGGTTGCGTACCGAAAAAGGTGATGTGGTATGGCGCTCAGGTTGCCGAAGCTATGCACCTTTACGCTAAAGATTATGGTTTCGACGTGACCGTGAATAAGTTTGACTGGAGCACCCTTGTTGCCAGTCGCGAAGCCTATATCGACCGTATCCACGGCTCATATGATCGCGGCCTAGAGAGCAATGGCGTTACCCTTGTTCGTGGTTACGGTCGTTTTGTCGACAGCAGCACCATCGAAGTGAATGGCGAGCACTACAGCGCCGACAATATCTTGATCGCCACAGGCGGCGCAGCCACCATTCCAAATATTCCTGGCGCCGAGCACGGTATCGACTCAGATGGTTTCTTCGCATTAGCCGAGCAACCAAAACGCGTTGCGGTGATTGGTGCAGGCTACATTGCCGTTGAAGTGGCTGGCGTACTGCAAGCTCTAGGTAGCGATACTCACCTGTTTGTGCGTAAGCACGCCCCACTACGTAACTTTGACCCTATGCTAAGTGAAGCGCTGATGGAGTCTATGGCCACTGACGGCCCTACGCTGCATACTCACAGTGTGCCTGAGTCGGTCACCAAAAACAGTGATGGTAGCTTAACCCTTAAAATTGAAAATGGCGAAAGCTATGATATCGACTGCCTGATCTGGGCTATTGGTCGTCAGCCATCAACAGCAAACATCGGCCTTGAAAACACCAAGGTTAAGCTAGACGAAAAAGGCTATGTGATCACCGATGAGCAGCAAAATACCACGGACACGGGCATTTACTGTGTTGGTGATATCATGGCGGGCGGCGTAGAGCTAACGCCTGTCGCAGTTAAAGCGGGCCGTTTACTGTCAGAGCGCCTATTTAACGGCATGACAGACGCCAAGATGGATTACAGCTGCATTCCAACTGTCGTATTTAGCCACCCAGCCATCGGCACCATGGGGTTAACCGAGCCTGAAGCCAAGGCTGAGTACGGCGAAGATAACGTGACGGTATACACCTCAGGCTTCACCTCTATGTACACAGCAGTAACCGCTCATCGTCAGGCTTGTAAGATGAAACTAATCTGCGCCGGCGATAACCAGAAGGTCGTGGGTATTCACGGCATAGGTTACGGTATGGATGAAATTCTACAAGGCTTCGGCGTAGCGATGAAGATGGGCGCAACTAAGGCAGATTTCGATGCGGTTGTGGCTATCCACCCAACTGGATCTGAGGAATTTGTCACCATGAGGTAA
- a CDS encoding outer membrane beta-barrel protein translates to MNKTSLYTALVTLLISPLAFADDAVSIDDSHTIKVIEQLPSDDSGQVQGLIDLGWDSKYISEGRNNLEKGGIYWATAAVQKDNFNIYATVGRGDSQHYTEWNFGIEYGFDLSENLSGSIGYQRLEFYGDERAYDNELFSSLEYTAVDWLVPSVSYTYSTEAAGYFVEVSLHSNWELADGLSVSPYVTQGFDFQYVTEDHDGPNHFQFGVEAEYLLPNNFVVSGHISHTIAQEDIKLEARNDGITGSLDETFAGLHLSWNF, encoded by the coding sequence ATGAACAAAACCAGCTTATACACAGCATTAGTAACACTATTAATCAGCCCTTTAGCCTTTGCAGATGACGCGGTAAGCATCGATGACTCCCACACTATTAAAGTCATTGAGCAGCTACCTTCAGACGATAGCGGACAAGTTCAAGGGCTTATCGATCTTGGTTGGGACTCAAAATACATCTCAGAAGGCCGCAACAATCTAGAAAAAGGCGGCATCTATTGGGCAACCGCAGCGGTACAAAAAGACAACTTTAATATTTATGCCACCGTGGGCCGTGGTGATAGCCAACACTATACCGAATGGAATTTTGGTATTGAGTATGGCTTCGATCTTAGTGAAAACTTAAGCGGTAGTATCGGCTATCAGCGCCTAGAGTTTTATGGCGACGAACGCGCTTATGACAACGAGCTGTTTAGCTCACTAGAATACACCGCCGTTGATTGGTTAGTGCCCTCTGTTAGCTACACTTATTCGACCGAAGCTGCTGGCTACTTTGTCGAAGTTAGCCTACACAGTAACTGGGAGCTGGCTGACGGCTTAAGCGTTAGCCCGTATGTTACTCAAGGTTTTGATTTTCAGTATGTCACCGAAGACCATGATGGCCCTAACCACTTTCAGTTTGGTGTAGAAGCCGAGTACCTATTACCTAATAACTTCGTTGTGTCTGGGCATATCAGTCACACTATCGCTCAAGAAGATATTAAGCTTGAGGCGCGTAATGATGGTATCACTGGCAGCCTTGATGAAACCTTTGCCGGCCTACACTTAAGCTGGAATTTCTAG
- the prlC gene encoding oligopeptidase A, whose protein sequence is MSNPLLSSAKLPPFSSIKPEHIQPAVEQGIADCRQKIEEVLKHQGEFTWDNLVAPLEETDDLLGKIWSPISHMNSVVSNEEWRKAHDACLPLLSEYGTFVGQHQGLYQAYKSLAESAEFAHYSQAQKKLIENSLRDFELSGIGLSDSDKLRYGELVKRMSELTSNFSNQLLDATQAWTKLITDEADLKGLPESATAAAKAMAESKELDGWLFTLDIPSYLPVMMYSENRELREECYRAFITRASDQGPNAGEFDNGPLMDEILVLRHELANLLGFDSFSHKSLATKMAESPAQVLDFLTELAARSKSQGETELAELKEFAEKECGVTELEPWDLSFYAEKLKHHRYEISQELLRPYFPEDKVLSGLFYTVSRLFGLKVEEQKEFDSYHKDVRFFHITDSNNEHRGSFYLDLYAREGKRGGAWMDDCRARRMTENGLQDPVAYLTCNFNAPVAGKPALFTHDEVTTLFHEFGHGIHHMLTKIDVGGVSGISGVPWDAVELPSQFMENWCYEEEALAEISGHYETGEPLPKAMLDKMLAAKNFQSGMMMLRQLEFSLFDFKMHLEFDPAKGAEIQQKLDEVRQEVAVIEAAEFNRFQHSFAHIFAGGYAAGYYSYKWAEVLSADAFSLFEEQGIFNAETGQRFLENILEMGGSEEPMELFKRFRGREPQTDALLRHSGING, encoded by the coding sequence ATGAGCAATCCTTTGCTAAGCAGCGCCAAGCTACCGCCTTTTTCAAGTATTAAGCCAGAACATATTCAGCCCGCTGTCGAGCAAGGTATTGCCGATTGTCGCCAAAAAATCGAAGAGGTGCTCAAGCATCAAGGTGAGTTTACATGGGATAACCTTGTGGCACCGCTAGAGGAGACGGATGATCTGCTAGGCAAGATCTGGTCGCCTATTTCGCATATGAATTCGGTGGTGAGTAATGAAGAGTGGCGCAAGGCTCATGATGCTTGCTTACCTCTATTATCTGAATACGGTACCTTTGTCGGTCAGCATCAGGGCTTGTATCAAGCTTACAAATCACTGGCTGAATCTGCAGAGTTTGCTCATTATTCACAAGCGCAGAAGAAGCTTATCGAAAACAGCCTGCGAGACTTTGAATTATCGGGCATTGGTCTAAGCGATAGCGACAAGTTGCGCTACGGTGAATTGGTTAAGCGTATGTCAGAGCTAACCAGCAACTTTTCTAATCAGTTACTCGATGCCACGCAAGCTTGGACTAAGCTGATCACCGATGAAGCCGATCTTAAAGGTTTGCCTGAATCAGCAACTGCAGCAGCTAAGGCGATGGCAGAATCCAAGGAGCTAGACGGCTGGTTGTTTACCCTGGATATTCCGTCCTACCTGCCAGTAATGATGTACAGTGAAAATCGCGAGCTTCGTGAAGAGTGCTACCGTGCCTTTATCACCCGCGCGTCGGATCAGGGTCCGAATGCCGGTGAGTTCGATAATGGTCCCTTGATGGATGAAATTTTAGTTTTGCGCCATGAGTTAGCGAATCTATTAGGCTTCGATAGCTTTTCTCATAAATCACTGGCGACTAAGATGGCTGAGTCACCAGCACAAGTCTTAGACTTCCTAACCGAATTGGCGGCCCGCTCTAAGTCGCAAGGCGAGACAGAGCTGGCAGAGCTAAAAGAGTTTGCTGAAAAAGAGTGTGGAGTGACAGAGCTCGAGCCATGGGATCTAAGCTTCTACGCTGAAAAGCTAAAGCACCATAGGTATGAGATCTCACAAGAACTGCTGCGTCCATACTTCCCTGAAGATAAAGTCTTATCGGGTCTGTTCTATACGGTATCACGTCTATTTGGTTTGAAAGTCGAAGAGCAAAAAGAGTTCGACAGCTACCATAAAGATGTGCGCTTCTTTCATATTACCGACAGTAACAATGAGCATCGCGGCAGTTTTTATCTCGATCTCTATGCTCGTGAAGGTAAGCGTGGCGGTGCATGGATGGATGACTGCCGTGCGCGCCGCATGACAGAAAATGGCTTACAAGATCCTGTGGCCTATTTAACCTGTAACTTTAACGCGCCAGTGGCGGGTAAGCCTGCGCTGTTTACTCATGATGAAGTCACGACTCTATTCCACGAGTTTGGCCATGGTATTCATCATATGCTGACCAAAATCGATGTGGGCGGCGTATCGGGGATTAGCGGTGTACCTTGGGACGCGGTTGAGCTGCCAAGCCAGTTTATGGAGAACTGGTGCTATGAGGAGGAGGCGTTGGCCGAGATCTCTGGCCATTACGAAACTGGCGAGCCATTACCTAAAGCTATGTTAGACAAGATGTTAGCGGCGAAAAACTTCCAGTCAGGCATGATGATGTTACGTCAACTTGAGTTCTCACTATTCGACTTTAAAATGCACCTAGAGTTTGATCCTGCTAAAGGCGCCGAGATCCAGCAAAAACTCGATGAGGTTCGTCAAGAGGTTGCGGTAATCGAGGCGGCAGAGTTCAACCGTTTCCAACATAGCTTTGCCCATATCTTTGCGGGCGGTTACGCGGCGGGTTATTACAGCTATAAGTGGGCGGAAGTGTTATCGGCCGATGCCTTCTCACTGTTCGAAGAGCAGGGGATCTTCAATGCAGAAACTGGACAGCGCTTCCTTGAAAACATCTTAGAGATGGGCGGTAGCGAAGAGCCAATGGAGCTATTCAAACGTTTTCGTGGTCGTGAGCCGCAAACCGATGCGCTGTTAAGACACAGTGGTATTAATGGTTAA
- a CDS encoding thioesterase family protein, which produces MNLYFRLIWLFLWRKRHCNKIDFLGTSRLAYRALPTDCDINFHLTNSRYPAFMDLARTYMMAEMGFLKRFLTLGWMPIVNAAEFTYIRDIKPFAKFEIETKLVGWDEKYFYIEQRFVSERGLHCIAHVRGVFVCKRKQVAITTMLEEVGFNEPAPQLPPEVIKWKSFLQLKKECNLPSPTGEPIEFRAAS; this is translated from the coding sequence ATGAATCTCTATTTTAGGCTTATTTGGTTATTTCTTTGGCGTAAGCGCCACTGCAACAAGATCGACTTCTTAGGCACTAGCCGCTTGGCATATCGCGCACTGCCGACAGATTGTGATATCAATTTCCACCTGACTAATTCTCGTTATCCCGCGTTTATGGATCTCGCGCGTACCTATATGATGGCCGAGATGGGCTTCTTGAAACGTTTCTTAACGTTAGGCTGGATGCCTATCGTTAACGCTGCGGAATTTACCTATATCCGCGACATCAAGCCGTTCGCTAAGTTTGAAATTGAAACCAAGCTGGTGGGGTGGGATGAAAAGTATTTCTATATTGAACAGCGCTTCGTCAGTGAGCGCGGCTTACATTGTATTGCTCATGTGCGTGGCGTATTTGTCTGTAAGCGCAAGCAAGTGGCTATCACTACCATGCTTGAAGAAGTGGGCTTTAATGAGCCTGCACCTCAATTGCCGCCAGAGGTGATTAAGTGGAAGAGTTTTTTGCAGCTTAAGAAAGAGTGCAACCTCCCAAGCCCTACGGGGGAGCCGATAGAATTTAGAGCGGCGAGTTAA